One part of the [Pantoea] beijingensis genome encodes these proteins:
- the ubiU gene encoding ubiquinone anaerobic biosynthesis protein UbiU, whose protein sequence is MELLCPAGNLPSLKAAIENGADAVYIGLKDDTNARHFAGLNFTEKRLLEGARYVHQHGRKLHVAINTFAHPDGYKRWENAVDRAADIGADALILADLAMLEYAAERYPHIERHVSVQASATNLEAVNFYHRHFAVSRVVLPRVLSMHQVRQLARVTPVPLEVFAFGSLCIMAEGRCYLSSYLTGESPNTVGACSPARYVRWQQTSEGLESRLNEVLIDRYSEGENAGYPTLCKGRYKVDGVQYHALEEPTSLNTLTLLPELLQANIASVKIEGRQRSPAYVSQVARIWRQAIDRCMADPAAFNVQQSWMAALGALSEGTQTTLGAYHRKWQ, encoded by the coding sequence ATGGAACTTCTTTGTCCTGCCGGGAATCTTCCCTCACTGAAGGCAGCTATCGAAAACGGAGCTGACGCGGTTTATATCGGCCTCAAAGATGATACGAATGCGCGACACTTTGCGGGTCTTAATTTTACCGAAAAACGTCTGCTGGAAGGGGCCCGTTATGTCCATCAGCATGGTCGCAAGCTACATGTCGCAATCAATACGTTTGCGCATCCCGATGGCTACAAACGCTGGGAAAATGCAGTAGATCGTGCTGCTGATATCGGTGCTGATGCCCTGATTCTGGCCGATCTGGCGATGCTGGAATACGCAGCTGAGCGCTACCCACACATTGAGCGTCACGTCTCGGTACAGGCGTCAGCTACTAATCTTGAAGCTGTAAATTTTTATCATCGTCACTTCGCCGTATCCCGCGTGGTATTACCGCGCGTACTTTCAATGCATCAGGTTCGCCAGTTGGCACGAGTGACGCCAGTCCCGTTGGAGGTTTTCGCGTTTGGTAGCCTGTGCATTATGGCGGAAGGCCGCTGCTATCTCTCTTCTTATCTGACCGGCGAATCACCAAATACAGTAGGCGCCTGCTCACCTGCACGCTATGTCCGCTGGCAGCAAACTTCCGAGGGGCTAGAATCGCGATTGAATGAAGTATTGATCGATCGCTATAGCGAGGGGGAAAACGCGGGCTACCCAACGCTCTGTAAAGGACGTTATAAGGTGGATGGCGTGCAATATCATGCGCTGGAAGAGCCCACCAGTCTGAATACTTTGACATTACTTCCCGAGCTGCTGCAAGCCAATATCGCTTCAGTAAAAATTGAAGGACGCCAGCGCAGTCCGGCGTATGTGTCCCAGGTCGCGCGTATCTGGCGACAGGCTATCGATCGCTGTATGGCCGATCCAGCCGCCTTTAACGTCCAGCAGTCCTGGATGGCCGCTTTGGGCGCACTTTCGGAAGGCACGCAGACCACGCTTGGCGCATACCACCGTAAATGGCAGTAG
- a CDS encoding GIY-YIG nuclease family protein, with product MNTESAPVWQLYILRTAAGMFYTGITNNVQRRFQQHQTGKGAKALRGKGPLALLFCCEVGDRASASKLEYLVKQLKKRDKIRLVESQPASLTEWLLRNGQNAGHTQ from the coding sequence ATGAATACTGAAAGTGCCCCAGTGTGGCAACTGTACATTTTACGCACTGCTGCAGGGATGTTCTACACCGGCATTACTAATAACGTACAGCGGCGTTTTCAGCAGCATCAAACGGGTAAAGGCGCAAAAGCGCTACGCGGCAAGGGGCCACTGGCCTTGCTATTTTGCTGCGAAGTCGGCGATCGCGCCAGTGCATCAAAACTGGAGTACCTGGTCAAGCAGCTCAAAAAACGTGACAAAATCAGGCTGGTCGAAAGCCAGCCTGCGTCACTGACCGAATGGCTGCTCAGAAACGGTCAAAATGCGGGGCATACGCAATAA
- a CDS encoding YhbP family protein has product MSDTESLVAISRYLKKQHVLSLCCGSHEHLWCANCFYVFDAERIVFWLMTECDTRHGEQMLRTPGVAGTINGQPKTVLLIKGVQYRGSIRRLEGEDELRARAVYCKRFPVAKKASAPLWEIRLDELKMTDNTLGFGKKLSWTRPGGST; this is encoded by the coding sequence TTGTCCGATACCGAATCGCTGGTGGCAATCAGTCGCTATCTAAAAAAGCAGCATGTACTCTCACTTTGCTGTGGCAGCCATGAACATCTGTGGTGTGCTAACTGCTTTTATGTGTTTGATGCTGAGCGTATCGTTTTCTGGTTGATGACTGAATGCGACACGCGGCACGGAGAGCAGATGCTACGTACGCCGGGGGTTGCAGGGACTATCAATGGTCAGCCGAAAACGGTGCTGTTAATCAAAGGTGTGCAATATCGGGGTAGCATCCGGCGGCTGGAAGGCGAGGATGAACTGCGGGCACGGGCGGTTTACTGCAAGCGCTTCCCGGTCGCGAAGAAAGCGTCAGCCCCTTTATGGGAAATTCGGCTGGATGAATTGAAAATGACGGATAACACGCTGGGTTTTGGTAAGAAACTCAGTT
- a CDS encoding GNAT family N-acetyltransferase, with protein sequence MLIRTEIGMDAAGIDSLLRRCFKTSNEAELVRQLREDGLLTLGVVAVDDEGQVLGYIAYSPVWIQGEDRQWVGLAPHAVDERVRKQGIGKQLVYDSLDTLNEFGYAAVVVLGDPEYYGRYGFEPAARHQLHCQWQGAEAAFQVLKLADNAYQNAEGLIAYAPHFDRF encoded by the coding sequence ATGTTAATTCGTACAGAGATCGGTATGGACGCGGCAGGTATTGATAGCTTGTTACGTCGCTGTTTTAAAACCTCAAACGAGGCCGAACTGGTGCGGCAGCTACGCGAAGATGGCTTGCTGACGTTAGGTGTGGTTGCTGTGGATGATGAAGGGCAAGTACTGGGCTACATCGCCTACAGCCCCGTATGGATCCAGGGTGAAGATCGGCAATGGGTGGGGTTAGCTCCGCATGCCGTTGATGAGCGCGTACGTAAACAGGGTATAGGGAAGCAGCTGGTTTATGACAGCCTGGACACCCTCAATGAATTTGGCTATGCCGCCGTCGTGGTATTAGGTGATCCGGAGTATTATGGCCGCTATGGCTTTGAGCCTGCTGCAAGGCATCAGTTACACTGCCAATGGCAGGGCGCAGAGGCTGCATTCCAGGTGTTAAAACTGGCAGATAATGCTTACCAGAATGCAGAAGGGCTTATTGCGTATGCCCCGCATTTTGACCGTTTCTGA
- the ubiT gene encoding ubiquinone anaerobic biosynthesis accessory factor UbiT codes for MLSQLRAQCVRKGPQLLRFPLQLTPFAIKKQFLQQLLNWQFRRALEEGELDFLEGRWLGIEIGDLALRWSTTVDEGQLQIAEREEADVWFRGNANDLIRVAARKVDPDTLFFQRRLVIEGDTELGLEVKNLMDAIELESMPTPLRIGLMQLAQFVEAGLNEDANSPKNRAGAPC; via the coding sequence GTGTTGAGTCAGCTTCGAGCTCAGTGTGTGCGTAAAGGTCCACAGCTGCTGCGTTTTCCGCTACAATTGACCCCCTTCGCTATAAAGAAGCAGTTTTTACAGCAATTACTAAATTGGCAGTTCCGCCGCGCTCTGGAAGAGGGTGAGTTAGACTTCCTGGAAGGACGCTGGCTGGGCATTGAAATTGGCGATCTTGCATTACGCTGGTCAACCACGGTGGATGAGGGGCAATTGCAGATAGCCGAGCGCGAAGAAGCCGACGTCTGGTTTCGGGGTAACGCGAATGATCTGATTCGGGTCGCGGCACGTAAAGTGGATCCGGATACCCTGTTTTTCCAGCGTCGTTTGGTGATTGAAGGTGACACTGAACTTGGACTTGAAGTGAAAAATTTGATGGATGCGATCGAGTTAGAATCCATGCCGACGCCGTTGCGCATCGGGTTAATGCAACTGGCTCAATTTGTTGAAGCTGGACTGAATGAGGACGCGAATTCTCCCAAGAATCGCGCAGGAGCACCATGTTAA